In the genome of Oryzias melastigma strain HK-1 linkage group LG19, ASM292280v2, whole genome shotgun sequence, the window AAACAACAGGGCTTAAAAAATAATGGCTTTTTGAGGCAGGCACATCACTGGGCAGCACAGAGCCGTTTCCATAGGAACCTACTAAACCTACTTTGTTGCTCATCtgataaaataccaaaaacgcTGGTTATGTTCAAAACATCTGTGTTGCACAGATTCCTCTGGAGTCGCTGTTAGGATCAGCTGCAATTCATTCAAGAATATGATAACTCGTTATGTTATTACAGCAATGACTGACAGCAGCAGGGGTTGATGGAACAACATGCTCCGTCTATTAGTGATTAGAGTTTTACTGGACGGAGGACTCTCCTGCCCGGCAACAGGCTGACCACGGTGGTCAAACGGAGGCCCAACATGCAGCACTGGGACTCCGCTAAACCAAGTTTAAATATGGACTTAACACAGACACCATTATGTAACTGTCTAATTTATGATTCAGGCTTTACCTGGAACTTTGATACCAAAGTACAACCAAGCATGATTATATGCTCTCTTCCAATCagttttttcagtaaaaattgttatgagaaaatttaaaaaggactaatgtaaacaaaatataGGAGggaatatattgtttttaatgattgcTATTTCATCCATCAGTTTGAATTTAAGTCTGTGCAAAGGCTggcattattatttttatgtttaaactaCAATTTAGGCAAacaaaatcaagattttttaggGCAATTCGGctaaataaactggaaaaataaataatttttagtcTGAAAAGATTTAACAACATAATTTAAATGAGTGTTTCAGAAATAGAAAGATGCAACGTCAACAAACATACTATTGAATAAATCAGGTTAGAAATCACAGTTTAAAATCAATACCAGAAACTTCACTATAACTACGGCAAGTCTAGAGGTCAATTTTACACGCGGTAGCGTATTGGACTGAGATTTAAGTAAACAAAGCCAGAAAAACGAATAcgttgttaattttttaaaaataattcggCCAAATACAAGCAAATTAACGAATGACAATAGAGAAATGTGTGCTAGGAGGCACGCGCGTGgcacaaattgatttttttcttaactagCACGAGCGAGATGGAGACTTTTTGTGTGACGTCGGAGCCTACGAGCAGCATGTCTCGCGCTTGTTGTAGCTTGACACAGCACGTGCAGCGCCACTGCGGgctaacaaaacaacaacaacacaataaGCACATGAACGCGCCGGTCCACGGGGTCCTCCCGGCTCCAGAGAACATCCCACTTACACGCGTGGCAACTGCAGAGGTGGAGCCCCTCTTCTTTGGAACACCCCATCCACGAACACCCCGTTTTTCCCGAGGCAGCGCAGATAGAAGTCCCCCACGCCCGCGCCGTCCTCTCCGGTGGTGAATATTTCCAGATGCCTCCGGGATATGAAGCTGGAGTGCCCCATGCTGACGTCCACCGAGCCCTGGGAGGAGTTCCGACCGATAGTCACCGACCTTTTCTTCATTAGATACTCGAACTCCCGGCCCTCGAGCCGGGCTACCGCCGACCCCGACATTCCGCTCACCACCGCCATCTTCCAAGGGCTCGGTGTGTTTTCCAAACAGAAATATCGCAGTGGCCACAGGGATCTTAAGAGGATATTTCTGAAGGGTTACTGGAAAAAGTAAGGGGGGGTCCAATTTTACACCGTAGAGAATTTGGCCAAGAACGTGCCAGACCGGGGACACAGCGGCTTCGACccaggaggagggaggagacaaGACGGGAAGCACTAGCCAATCAAAAACGGCCAAACGGACGGAAGTGCGATGATGGACGTTCCTGTGAACTAATAGGAAGCGAGTTTGGTTAGGCAGATGTTCGCCGTTGACCAATGAGATTAGCTGTAGGATTTGGAGGTTGGTTGTAGTGCAGGAAAAGGCAAAGATGCggcaaaagaggaaaaattcaaataaataagaacatATAGGTTGAGTTTGCGCAAAAGTGTcgattaatcttttttattctttttaaatgtcatattcatgaattttaatgtattcattGTTTCCCCTGTAtctattaaagaaaattttacaTATGTACAATTTCTAGCTATGTTAAAAAGCCAGAGGTGAAAACTTTTCATAAAACTCAGTGAGACTCagggagggggaaaaaaatcacttttcgGTGGAAAGACATGAGACGAGTCAAGTGTTGCTTTGTGAAAGTGTACATGtaaaataaagcacaaaaaagtaaacaaaataatgaattgaacagtaataagaaaataaataacattttaaagagtaaCTATTGActatataagagaactggactgagtgagtgtaaCATCACCCATTAAAGGCTTTTACTTCCAACTCTAAgcaaattaattcaaattaatcCACATATTTCCACAATATGGACACTGCCATTTGGAGTCACACGAGGTTAATAAGCAGTTAAAGGTCTAACTTGGTCTAAGCCaacaatttgtttatttttatagtcaACATTCTAAGACAACTACTGACACTAATCAGGAGTAAGCACCCCTGATCACCTAGTATATAACttgaatttacaataaaaaaatatcatgttaGATAGAATTTATTCCGGACACAGTCCTATCAATAAAACTACATCAAAAcagcacaaatttaaaaaaaaatacacaagttaagaacaatatacaaaaaattacagtaatcAATAAAACTANNNNNNNNNNNNNNNNNNNNNNNNNNNNNNNNNNNNNNNNNNNNNNNNNNNNNNNNNNNNNNNNNNNNNNNNNNNNNNNNNNNNNNNNNNNNNNNNNNNNGCTGCACAGCTGAACCTTCTGCTGCTGATTGGCCTGCTGAGCCAGGTAAAccaacttgtaaaagtgtttcggtgaagttgtaaaattgtttcgTGAAATTGTAGAAGTGTTTCGGGCAAACTCGTAAAAGTTTTTCGGCCAAATTCGTAAAAGTGCTTTGGtgaaattgtaaaagtgttttgataaaattgtaaaagtttttttttaaacttgtaaaagtgttttggtcaaattgtaaaagtgttttgataaaattgtaaaagtgtttcagtcaaacttgtgaaagtgttttggtaaatgtattattgttttgcacttcccGGCCACCGTATTTAACAGATGTTTTAGCTCTGGATCGGAAGAGttacataacttttttaaataaacaaattgaaGTTATATTTGGAATATTTGAAGCTCCCTAAGcaactaaaaattaaaacaatatatgACTAACTAAAAACTTCCCTTGTTTACAATtgtgattttgttgtttgtccCACTTTGCTCAGATATTTctctattaatattttttgtctgattctgttttgttgtttaatgcTGCAATCGTCCCTTCTGTTTGATTGTAACGATGTCAAAAACTCTGTGCTGTAATTTCAAGCCATGTTTTGTTCTGTAGTGTGTAGttgttcagttaaaaaaataaaacggatCGGACGCATTGCTTTACAGTCGCATCCTTCTGACGTACATTATGACGTCATGctgtaaatatttctttttagatttaaagacgcaataaaatcattttagaatAGTTTTATATGATGAAAGTGATTACTACCATCGTAAtacgttatttttttattcaaaaatatcttTACAGCACAAACCTTCAACGAAAATTGGAAACGTCATTACATTTGTCTACTTTTGAGTAAATAATCTGAATACATGAGGCTCAACCACTGACTGATagaactacaaaaataaataaataaataaaacagaaaaaagttttggtgAGCATCCGGTCCCACAATGCACCGCGGCTGGCTTGTGGCGCCGTTAGCGACACCGTTAAATGTCAACAGGGAGACCGGAGAAAGTCCTTCAGTCCATTCGCGCAGAGACGGTCGTAGACTGAGTCCCGGTTCCGCAGACCTTCGTCTGACCCCCCGTGACCTCTGTTGACCCCGGCATGGCTCCGCTCAGCTCCGTGCCTGCAGCCGTTAGCCTGCTAGCTCGCTCATTCAGCGCCTTCTCGTGCTCCAACCCCTTCCTCAGGTAACCCTGCAGGACCGCACGAGGACTGCAGAGCAGGGTAGATTGTTGCAACGAAAACGACGCCTGAGATTATGGAAACTTTGTATTTACTGTGCAGTTTTTTAATGTGCATGTGTGGTTTTGTGTGGAGAGAGCTGGAGGAAGCAGAGAGGAGGATGTTTAGGTTCTCTGATCGGGATGGATCAGGAGGGaatcagaggatcagatcagGGTAGATGATCAGGTAAATGTAGGGAACAGTGatgaagaccaaagaggaggttcatgaaTGTGGAGGAGATGCATAAGGGGGCAGCTGAAAGTAGAATAGAAAAATCCATCACCACTATCACTGATTTATTCTCCTTTCTTTTTGGGGGCAATGCatggtgttttgttttctgttgataCCGAGCTGCATGGAGTTTAGTCAAATATCAATGTTtgtgttctgttctgttcagcGTTATCTGTGCAGAGAGAGTAAAATGATGCGTTTGCTGCTCCTGTCAGGTCCCTCGCAGCGGCGAAGACTAGCCCGGGGAAATGCCTGACGTCTCAGGCCAGCGGCCCTCCAAAGAGACCTTTGAACGGATACATGAGATTTGTCATGCAGCAGAAACCAGCTGTGGTCCAACAAAACCCAGGTACTGACCTGCTGCAGCATGGGGGATCCTACCTTTAGAAATGCAGACTCCCAATGCAACACagccttaaaggggccataccatgattttcttcagccttttcagagtgaactatatcatataatacattttgaacactaaaaacaaattatttatgaaatatgagttatttttgtgagtcttttcctacccggaagtaaaacaacccCGCCTGAGCTTTGTGTGGCTGCAGTCCccttcatgacatcatcctagatcACATTGTCAAAGTCAAgctaggcccgggggccggatgtgctcaaaaagttgttttttcatggtatggctgCTTTAACACTCGAACTGAGGCTGTCATGGACATCTTGTCTCAGTTTCCTGATGTTTTCCTCCTGGATTTGCTAGTTTTAGGTGTAAAGATGAAGCTGCACAGCCTGAGGAGCTAAAACCAAAACTATATCCCAGAAACCCAATTCCTTTACTACCACAAGCAAAAAATGAACCTGGGAAAGTAAGACAAAAACACTAAGTGTTGTAGTGAAAAAGAGATTTGGAGGGAAAAGATTGTAAAATGgacatgtatatttttatgttttaatgtttgattttagttGGATAAACAGAAGCATAGAACTTTAATTGATACCACGACAGggaaattgatttattaattgattgtagagacaaaataaaggtgCAGAAGATTTAGATGAAAGACCTCTGCAATAAAGTTCGGCTTTTTTCATCACCAGTCAACTGTTTGAACACTCTTGAACCTTTACAGGTGATGCTTACTAATGCTGCTCCACTGTCTCACTCCTCTGCCTTCAGAGATCAAACCAGTAGACATCATCAGGAGGATCGCCCAGCAGTGGAGAGTATTGAGTCCCGAGCAGAAgaaggtgtttttctttttctctcagcttcatttgttttgatttctcctttattgaaaACAGCCGAGCACAGCTCCACCTGTGCATCATGGTGACCAAAGCTTGGGCTGTGTCTCCTTAGCCTTTTCAGGAGGCCATGCAGCGGGACATGCAGAAGTTCAAGCTGGACCTCCAGAAGTACCAGTCCCAGCTGACTCCAgcccagctccagcagcagGCTGTGGAGAGGAAGCAGAGGATGTCCAAGCGGAAAGCCATCCGAAAGAAGAGGGTAAGAGGATCCACGGGAACATCCCATCCTAAGCTGAATTTAggcgctgaagatgatagctgaaaacgctgaagctgatagccagctaaagtaatagctaaatgcaaaattagcctaaaaaacaaacaaaaaaagcccgtaggttagccaaaacagctagcatgtagctgaaaaaatagctaaacttcaaaatagcctaaaaaactgaacaaagcctaaattagctaaaactgctagcatgtaaatatttgttaaactccaaggtagcctaaaaaaatgatttaattccCACGTATTTAGCATagaaagtgatggaaattcattGGTCACACATAGTACGTGCAGCAAAGATTGCATTCCTGCATGGCCGGACgcattttaagtgtgtccaaggctggattttgttgttggccgcacatatttaaacttaaagttatagtcccattaactgtcactgtcctaaatgtgtaaatgtgttctccacatttgacccatcccctggtggagccgtgcgctgcagagacagcagcattcaggaaacatttgcttgtttaactctaaccataaccataatcctaaccttaacccctttactctgggtctgtgggaataagaaaaaagtttaacactggctgcaggtttttagaaaattaagtgTGAATagatgttttcttaaaaaaaaaaaaaaattacccaaagcagctagcatgtcgctgaattattagctaaactccaaaatagcctaaaaattgttagtaaatgccaaaataggccaaaaagctgtcagaatgacaatttttaaaactttaaaactgtaactttttaacataattatgaataataaaaaggcaggaatattattcaagaataaatcaacttaaaccttaaataactttcagtattttactctccataaaaatatatttggtcaaaatgatacaagttagataTGAGCGCAAggtaacatcgggtcattaataataataaaataaaatgatctggagggacagatagaattacctggagggccggatccggcccccgggccttgtctttgacacatgtgcctcaggtgttaaagggttaaacactaAATAGAACCACATTTGTTAAGCTTTAGCTGCTTGTAGTGATATAATCTCCACCAGTAGGTGGCGTTTTAGGCTGTGCCTTCAGTTTCTGCAGCCATTGATATTGAAGCTCATTGTTTTCAGGACGGTCTTTAATCAAACTGTTTACATTCACCTTCATGTGCTTCTTTTAGTTTAGCTTtgaattaaatgcatttttgtgaCATCCCCaagtctttttcattttcctcagtGGACTTTTTTATTATCCAAAGCACACAAATGGGACTTTGAAATTAGATGAAATTAAACATAGATGCCCTGTTTTCTTGCACTGTGTGTTACAGAGGcacttcaaatatatatataaacataatgTGTGAGGATgtgataaacatgttttattctgtgtCCTGCAGGAGCTGACCAGCTTGGGAAAGCCCAAACGCCCTCGCTCTGCCTTCAACATCTTCATGTCGGAGCACTTTGAGGAGGCCAGAGGGACCACGACCCCGGTCAAACACGCATGCTTGAGCTTTAGTCTCACGGCTAACATCTCTGATACTTTTACCCATTGGGAAAATCTCCATCCTCAGCCTGTAGCCAGGCGGATAAGCTCCTCCCACGCTGAGATCTTGCAGAGATGTCACTCaggagatatttttaaaatcacatcaGGAATTATAGCTGGGCGTtatggctaaaaaaataaaattcccatattttttaagaaaatatttaattttatctgTTGGTGTCTGTCTGACCTTAATATAGGAATTATTTGTTTGATTCTGTTCTTCAGACAGAAGAATGTATATAATGAGAGATCTCTAAGAGCtgcataatttttttatttaatttttttattttttttgcacctcGATGCCCGATCCCACACTTGTTTGAACAATTGCCTTTTCCCACGTAGGGATCAGTACATTTGATCTTGTCTttctagaccaggagtctgcaaccttcaacacttaaagagccatttggtccaattCTTTCTCGACATCCCAACAGGAGCCACTAAGTCATTCACTTATCCGGAAATTATaaatgttactattatgataactataagcaaacttttttttggcaaaataaaatcaagctgttttttttttttaaacttgaaatagtTAATTTTTGCCAGAAATtccacatgacttcctttcaaaataaaagacaccctgtgatacataggatcatctcaatacAGCAAATCACtagattttcattttcagacaaaaatgtggaaatctaatgaactaaatcagagctaattcagtgacagttttacagtttacaaatacttaaaatccttgaatttgtctaaaaatagaaattccAGCActaaaaaatctgccaaaaagCATAATGTCCTTTAACTGTTCGCATATGAGTtgaatcaagttttatttttttcactttaatactgactttttacagttaaacttttcacagagccacatgtggctccgaaactgcaggttacagactccTGCTCTAGACCTTACAACAAAACCTGAATAAACACCTTCTGGTTGTGTCAGTCATAAAACGAGTACAGCAGAGACTGAGACCGTTCAGATCAGGACAAACAGACATGACAATGAAGGCGTTTGTTGGTCTGAAGTCAAAGTGGAGTTTCTGCTGAAGGACAATGCAGGAATTGctcaagaaaacacaaacaaatttcTAGATTTACTTTAGGACGCTTTTGGGTTTATTTCTCAACTGAACAATGTTGCAATCAATTAAAAACCT includes:
- the tfam gene encoding transcription factor A, mitochondrial isoform X1, which gives rise to MAPLSSVPAAVSLLARSFSAFSCSNPFLRSLAAAKTSPGKCLTSQASGPPKRPLNGYMRFVMQQKPAVVQQNPEIKPVDIIRRIAQQWRVLSPEQKKPFQEAMQRDMQKFKLDLQKYQSQLTPAQLQQQAVERKQRMSKRKAIRKKRELTSLGKPKRPRSAFNIFMSEHFEEARGTTTPAKMKSLMDDWRSLFSNQKQVYMQLAEDDKIRYKNEMKSWEDHMLEIGREDLLRDQTLTSQRRSAARIAAAAAKKKTKATKAKPAKKTAATPKSKAASREVKSSSAKTVRKGSTKKV
- the tfam gene encoding transcription factor A, mitochondrial isoform X2 codes for the protein MIRSLAAAKTSPGKCLTSQASGPPKRPLNGYMRFVMQQKPAVVQQNPEIKPVDIIRRIAQQWRVLSPEQKKPFQEAMQRDMQKFKLDLQKYQSQLTPAQLQQQAVERKQRMSKRKAIRKKRELTSLGKPKRPRSAFNIFMSEHFEEARGTTTPAKMKSLMDDWRSLFSNQKQVYMQLAEDDKIRYKNEMKSWEDHMLEIGREDLLRDQTLTSQRRSAARIAAAAAKKKTKATKAKPAKKTAATPKSKAASREVKSSSAKTVRKGSTKKV
- the tfam gene encoding transcription factor A, mitochondrial isoform X3, yielding MRFVMQQKPAVVQQNPEIKPVDIIRRIAQQWRVLSPEQKKPFQEAMQRDMQKFKLDLQKYQSQLTPAQLQQQAVERKQRMSKRKAIRKKRELTSLGKPKRPRSAFNIFMSEHFEEARGTTTPAKMKSLMDDWRSLFSNQKQVYMQLAEDDKIRYKNEMKSWEDHMLEIGREDLLRDQTLTSQRRSAARIAAAAAKKKTKATKAKPAKKTAATPKSKAASREVKSSSAKTVRKGSTKKV